One Aciduliprofundum boonei T469 genomic region harbors:
- a CDS encoding Lrp/AsnC family transcriptional regulator, protein MITGYILIAVAPGMEDAVYAQLKKIPEIKQIKSVFGEYDIIATIDSKNIKELSKIIVKKIRPIEGVITTGTLISME, encoded by the coding sequence ATGATAACTGGATATATATTAATTGCTGTAGCACCTGGAATGGAAGATGCAGTATATGCCCAACTTAAAAAAATACCGGAAATAAAGCAGATTAAATCAGTGTTTGGCGAATACGATATAATAGCTACAATAGATTCAAAGAATATAAAAGAGTTGAGCAAGATCATAGTAAAGAAGATAAGGCCCATTGAAGGTGTTATCACCACGGGTACATTGATAAGCATGGAGTGA
- a CDS encoding CpsB/CapC family capsule biosynthesis tyrosine phosphatase — protein sequence MINFHIHSTWSDGLYTPEIIVREAIKKKMEKIAITDHYETKKVNSVPKKYLKMYVEDLKALRRKYGDKIDIYIGIEVDFSPRTNIDNLPNFEEFDLVLFEYVQDSLWDGYPLWMLLDKRKEIDAFVILAHNDLNKNFGDANIDAFLRVLESDRIGVELNTSMNYTKLGTYYYRLAEDIFKEMKNYKIPISVGSDMHEDIERVDDVKDALSFIQELHLEDNLKLFLKEVSENEG from the coding sequence ATGATTAATTTCCATATCCATAGCACCTGGAGCGATGGCTTATACACCCCTGAAATAATAGTTAGAGAGGCAATAAAGAAAAAAATGGAAAAAATAGCAATTACAGACCACTATGAGACAAAGAAAGTCAACTCTGTACCAAAGAAATATCTAAAAATGTATGTGGAAGATTTGAAAGCTCTTAGAAGGAAGTATGGAGATAAAATAGATATTTACATAGGGATTGAAGTTGATTTTTCACCTCGCACAAATATTGATAATTTACCAAATTTTGAGGAGTTCGATCTTGTTCTATTTGAATATGTTCAAGATTCTCTCTGGGACGGGTACCCGCTCTGGATGCTCCTTGACAAAAGAAAGGAAATTGACGCCTTCGTAATCTTAGCTCACAATGACCTAAATAAAAACTTTGGAGATGCCAATATAGATGCTTTTTTGCGAGTTTTAGAATCTGATAGAATAGGTGTGGAATTGAATACGAGTATGAATTACACAAAACTTGGCACTTACTACTATCGCCTTGCAGAAGATATATTCAAAGAGATGAAAAATTACAAAATCCCGATATCTGTGGGAAGCGATATGCATGAGGATATTGAGAGAGTTGATGATGTTAAAGATGCACTTTCATTCATCCAAGAATTACATCTTGAAGATAACCTAAAATTGTTCTTGAAGGAGGTGAGTGAGAATGAAGGATAG
- a CDS encoding SDR family oxidoreductase, with amino-acid sequence MKDRVAIVCGASKGMGKAIAKEFAKNGAKVVLVARNEENLLKTMQEITAENVQRFDKGITNRVLAIPGDVRNKDDIKRVIKETVDEFGAIHILVNNAGGPPAGYFEDFKDDDWYNAFNLTFMSVVRFIREVAPYMKNQKYGRIINITSMSVKQPIDNLILSNTMRLAVVGLAKTLATQWAKYGITINNIAPGPIYTERIKELSWSIAEKKGITYEEALKSWIKEVPAERFGEPEEVAYLASFIASERAGYINGTTIQIDGGTIKFVL; translated from the coding sequence ATGAAGGATAGAGTTGCGATTGTTTGTGGTGCAAGCAAGGGCATGGGTAAAGCAATAGCGAAAGAGTTTGCAAAGAATGGAGCCAAGGTTGTCCTCGTGGCCCGTAATGAAGAGAATCTCCTAAAAACTATGCAAGAAATAACAGCAGAAAATGTACAGAGGTTTGATAAGGGAATCACAAATAGGGTCTTGGCCATCCCAGGAGATGTTAGAAACAAGGATGATATTAAAAGAGTGATTAAAGAAACTGTAGATGAATTTGGTGCAATACATATCCTTGTAAATAATGCCGGTGGTCCACCAGCAGGATATTTTGAGGATTTCAAAGATGATGACTGGTACAACGCATTTAACTTAACATTTATGAGTGTAGTTAGATTCATACGCGAGGTTGCACCCTACATGAAAAATCAAAAGTATGGAAGAATAATAAACATAACATCCATGAGCGTGAAACAACCGATAGATAATCTAATTCTTTCTAACACGATGCGCCTTGCTGTGGTTGGCTTAGCAAAGACCCTAGCAACTCAGTGGGCAAAGTATGGAATCACAATAAACAACATAGCTCCTGGACCAATATACACTGAGAGAATTAAAGAATTGTCGTGGAGCATAGCTGAGAAAAAGGGCATTACCTACGAAGAAGCTTTAAAAAGTTGGATTAAGGAAGTCCCTGCAGAGAGATTTGGTGAGCCTGAGGAGGTTGCCTATCTCGCCTCTTTCATAGCTTCCGAGCGTGCTGGTTATATAAACGGAACGACCATTCAAATAGACGGTGGCACAATAAAATTCGTTCTTTAA
- a CDS encoding MFS transporter has protein sequence MEKKIYAIQVATYTALMLSITYTPSLAASVGASAMEIALVFSFYNLAYFLSSMIFGRLADLHGRKIFIISGFLVASIAFLFQYFYWNYYSLLLLRVLAGFAAGIFPAAIISLAHDENMRMGKLSAFGAAGWAMGSYIAGIVSLFFGLKATYIFSSLIFLIAFAISSGIKDTGVRVEKVPKIPLGVIKRNWNLYLGYIFRHSAATMIWAYWPLFVKSIGGNSFWQAATMGINSTAQFFIMFYYADTKRSSSLILWGLVLSALTFLSYSIITNVWEMIPVQVMLATSWAFLYVGSLNYLTTKNREKATATGLLNSSIGIGAFLGPILGGVFMSIVNQYRYLMIFSFVIAFLGAIIFKIGEKRD, from the coding sequence GTGGAGAAGAAGATATACGCAATACAGGTGGCAACATACACTGCGCTAATGCTCTCTATAACTTACACGCCATCCTTAGCGGCCAGTGTGGGAGCAAGTGCTATGGAGATAGCGTTAGTTTTCTCATTTTACAATCTTGCTTATTTTCTATCCTCTATGATTTTTGGTCGTTTGGCAGATTTGCATGGGAGAAAGATATTCATTATTTCTGGATTTCTCGTTGCATCTATCGCATTTCTCTTTCAGTATTTTTACTGGAATTATTACTCGCTCTTACTCCTTCGAGTGCTCGCTGGATTTGCAGCAGGAATATTTCCAGCAGCGATAATCTCGCTGGCTCATGATGAAAATATGAGGATGGGAAAGTTATCGGCGTTTGGAGCAGCAGGATGGGCAATGGGCTCTTACATAGCGGGCATAGTTTCCCTCTTTTTTGGACTCAAAGCAACTTATATTTTTTCATCTTTGATTTTTTTAATAGCCTTTGCAATATCCTCGGGGATTAAAGATACTGGAGTTAGAGTTGAGAAGGTGCCCAAGATACCTCTTGGGGTTATAAAAAGAAACTGGAACCTTTATCTTGGCTACATATTCAGGCACTCTGCAGCTACGATGATTTGGGCTTACTGGCCCCTCTTTGTTAAATCCATCGGAGGAAACTCTTTCTGGCAGGCTGCCACGATGGGAATAAACTCCACAGCACAATTTTTCATCATGTTTTATTATGCAGACACAAAGAGAAGTTCGAGTTTGATTTTGTGGGGCTTGGTTTTATCCGCGCTTACATTTCTATCGTATTCTATAATCACGAATGTTTGGGAGATGATACCTGTTCAGGTTATGCTCGCAACCTCTTGGGCATTCCTCTATGTGGGCTCTCTTAATTACCTGACTACTAAAAATAGGGAAAAGGCAACAGCCACAGGGTTATTGAATTCATCAATAGGTATAGGTGCATTCTTAGGCCCAATTCTTGGAGGAGTGTTTATGAGCATTGTAAACCAGTACCGTTATCTTATGATCTTTTCCTTTGTAATTGCATTTCTTGGAGCAATAATTTTCAAAATTGGAGAAAAGAGAGATTAA
- the lat gene encoding L-lysine 6-transaminase, with amino-acid sequence MISPKEVHKILGERILTDGLDMVLDIEKSHGMWLYDARHSKYFLDFFGFFATSALGMNHPGMFEPEFLKKLQRTAINKITNSDIYTVEYAEFVDTLSKYATPSYFKYFFFVSGGALAVENALKTAFDWRVRKNIANGKGDNTQNLKVIHLKEAFHGRSGYTLALTNTFDPNKTKYFPKFEWPRVTNPKITFPLEGENLEKVKELEKQSLEEIQNAIDKYQDDIAAFIIEPIQGEGGDNHFRKEYFQEVQELLHKNDVMFIVDEVQTGVGATGKWWAHEHFEVQPDIMAFGKKMKVCGIMVGPKVDEIEDNVFHVPSRINSTWGGNIVDMVKAKRIIEIIHEDKLVENAAKMGEYMLKMLHELEEKYPDKVSNVRGRGIFDAFDLATTEMRDKFFIESYKNGLLVLKSGARGIRFRPPLIITEDEINIAHEIMDRTLRFL; translated from the coding sequence ATGATATCGCCAAAGGAAGTTCATAAGATTTTAGGAGAGAGGATACTCACAGATGGTTTAGATATGGTTCTGGACATTGAAAAGAGTCACGGTATGTGGCTCTACGATGCGAGGCACAGCAAATACTTTTTAGATTTCTTCGGATTCTTTGCAACCAGTGCTTTGGGAATGAACCATCCAGGGATGTTTGAGCCCGAGTTTTTAAAGAAATTGCAGAGAACGGCCATTAATAAAATCACGAATAGTGATATATACACGGTTGAATACGCCGAGTTTGTGGATACTCTTTCTAAGTACGCCACACCATCTTATTTCAAGTACTTCTTCTTTGTATCAGGTGGAGCTTTAGCGGTGGAGAATGCTCTGAAAACTGCCTTTGACTGGCGTGTGCGTAAAAACATTGCTAATGGAAAAGGAGATAACACACAGAATCTCAAAGTAATTCACCTGAAAGAAGCTTTCCATGGTCGCAGTGGATATACACTTGCCCTGACAAATACATTTGACCCGAACAAAACGAAGTACTTCCCCAAGTTCGAGTGGCCTCGGGTTACAAATCCTAAAATAACATTCCCACTAGAAGGAGAGAACCTTGAAAAGGTTAAAGAACTTGAAAAACAGAGCTTGGAGGAGATACAGAATGCCATAGACAAGTACCAAGATGACATAGCTGCATTTATCATAGAGCCCATTCAGGGAGAAGGTGGAGACAATCATTTCCGTAAAGAGTATTTCCAAGAAGTTCAGGAACTCCTCCACAAGAACGATGTGATGTTCATAGTAGATGAGGTTCAAACTGGTGTTGGTGCCACAGGTAAGTGGTGGGCTCACGAGCATTTTGAGGTGCAGCCAGATATAATGGCCTTCGGCAAGAAAATGAAGGTCTGTGGCATAATGGTAGGACCTAAAGTGGACGAAATAGAGGATAATGTGTTCCATGTGCCAAGCAGGATTAACTCCACCTGGGGTGGAAACATAGTGGACATGGTAAAAGCAAAGAGGATCATAGAAATAATTCACGAGGATAAGCTTGTGGAAAATGCTGCAAAGATGGGCGAGTACATGCTCAAAATGCTTCATGAACTTGAGGAAAAATATCCAGACAAGGTAAGCAATGTTCGCGGCCGCGGCATATTCGATGCCTTTGATCTCGCCACCACAGAGATGCGCGACAAGTTCTTCATAGAATCTTACAAGAATGGTCTACTCGTTCTAAAGAGCGGAGCTCGCGGTATAAGGTTCCGCCCACCTTTGATAATAACAGAGGATGAGATAAACATAGCCCACGAGATTATGGACCGCACTCTCCGCTTCCTCTGA